Part of the Pseudoliparis swirei isolate HS2019 ecotype Mariana Trench chromosome 3, NWPU_hadal_v1, whole genome shotgun sequence genome, GTCCAGCCTGCAGAAGTGGATTAATGCATCTTATACATCTCGTGGTCTACTACACATGCGCTGATGATAACGGACGCACATCAAATAGCAAACGAGCGACTTTACAGCGGGATATCAATGAATATCTTTTGGTTTCATAGGTCTATATGCGCATAAACCAACTGCTAATAACTTTCAAATGCTGGAGGAGCTACTTTTGCTAAATCTGATTTTCAGCATGCCCGGAAACGAGAGCCACCAGAATGTATACGGCGCCTGACATGCAAGCCGCTGTATTCACGTAATCAACGGCGTGTCGTTCCATGTGTCGGGGAGAGAAATTAAATCACTGAATTAACTCGGCACAGCAACAGGAGGAGAGATGAAAACAGCTCTGGTTTTACGGGTGGCCGTGTTCTCCAGCTGCAGTACCTTGTGCAGTCATGAAGTCCGCAAAGTTCCAGATGAGTTCACCAATGACGTACTGCTTCCTCTTCTCGTCGAACACTTTGTGGTAGTTTTTCAGGACGATGTTCTGGTACTCTTCAGTAAACATCATGGGGGGATCCTGCAGAGGGAAAAGGCAGCTTTCTTAATCCTCCCCTCCGCAACAAACATGCTAAGACCGATGTGGGCGGGCTGAGGTTGAGCTAAATCTGAAACTCATGGCAGCCTTCAGATAGTTGGATGTGTACGAATAAGAGTCCTCACACTGTGGAGCCCCGGCACCGTATCTGCTCCATATTCGCTCTGGATGATGGGTTTCTGGTATTTTCCGTACCAGTTCTCAAACTGAGTGTTGAGCTGTAGGGCGATGAGCTCCACGTGGCCTGGATCATGGTACCAGGAGAAGTAACTGTTCACGCAGATGACGTCCACGTAGGGAGCCTAGAAACGAGACAAAAAGACTTAAAACGACGCTGAGAGAGGCTCTTCGACGCGCCGGTTGTTCAGTTCTATACGAGCACATTGTAAATAAGTCAGTGAGATAAGAATTTTTTGATAGATCTCTCAATTTTTTCCAGCAATGATCTGTGATGGAGAGAATACAAACCAGTATGTCTATAACACTAAAGTAAATGTTTTTCCCAATGGTCAATCCCAGCtcatcgccccacggtaaatGAATAGTGTCTGAAGGTAAACTAATCGGTGACTTTTAGCTACCAAGTACACCAAGAGATATTCCACAGAGAAGGAATGCGAGGTCAACAACCTGAGAAGCTCAGCAGGATAGTTTGACTCGTACTCccttattttaatttttcaaaTAAGGCCTCAATGTTAAAAGCAACTGAATGGAGTTTAAGTCGTTATGAAAACCGATGTAAAACTTCTTTATGAACCACATAAGCAAATGGAACCATCAGCGACAAGATGGGGCTTTTCTATAGAGTCGTTCTTCCAAATGATTTACTCACGTAGACTGGAAGAGTCCGTGTTTACATTTTCACAGGCatagttttacatttaaaaaaaaaaagacagcagCAGATTTCATCTTGTTTAATAGATCATAATCGGACACAAATTGTTGTGTTATTGGTGAACGTTCCCAACACAGTCAATCAAATCTGATTGACCCCCACCCACAAAGTCCAAATTATGTAAATGAGTGTATTATATAATTTACTGATAATGTTTTTTCCCTCCAAAGTTCAACTTTGATTAttcaatttatatttaatattacagAAAACCAAAAAGTCACAGTATCTGGCCTTAAATGTgagtttaaagggtacctgttgagatcgcgaatatgtagccagatcaaaagataatgtgtttctaaaggttattcattcgctgacggtccagtattcaataacaatacgtagtttaggctgttcaaagtccctcaactccgacaagcttcattgcactggtgcttgaatatggcgccggtggtgtgacgtcacatcgttgatagatcgacagccaaccacagcggatgtgttcagaaaccaatgtaaacaacgtcgagcactcgcaaacaaatgctgagaacttgataataataaagaaaacgggcgaaatatggacgatgagagattgtcagattcagcaactggatacttgtatgaaccattaaaagcagactatccccatttagtgaattgtgacagcgatgatagcgatgattctgatgaagttgatgccgaaggaccgcggtccagatgcttcaccgtgcggaccgtgcacgcaagtcggcggacgtttggtgcagttgtgggaaatgtgtgccacaaaaaacagacagagtgcatttgttgtaaagaacacgaacttatgtccgatgatatagtgtcattagacctaatctgctttacacaaaagcgtgagcttgatagctacatcgcgcataagccagcgctggaggtgtctttcattgatgcaatgttcggccgacatgttcgggggcctgcacccgagggagaactgtcaaatcggtaagtttgccagttgtttcatgtagacgtgaactggtttgaggccaccgatctatcccaagaagcaacgcgtgtagaagtggctccggattggctgaattcctttcaacgactctacgtcatagtgacctttgacatgagtaaataactggcaatatgtctgcgcactgaagcgttcacggactcggaatgttgacaaagaaatttaaagcctcgggctatgcgtgacttgttgacaatagcggcggggaaaatatgatttatttgatgcgcctaatggatgtagcacgttgttgttttgggctacaggtaccctttaagtacTGCACACATTCTGCTCGTAGAGAGCTCGACACCAGACTGGGACGCCGTGTGTTGCTGCTCCGTTCTCGTTTGCCTCACCTCAGCGTGCATCACTGATGGGAGCGGTTGACTTGGTGATGTCACTGGACCGACACACCCTGGAGTACACGTCTACCTCACTGCAGCCAGTTGAGAAGCTTGCAAGAAATGTTTAAGTATTtcaggaccagtgtgcaggatttAGGGGTAGGTAGGGGGGGATGGATCTAAGAACCTCATCCGAGTCGTAGCTTAGAATGAGCCCTTCATATCTACATAGCAAACCGGCCGTTTGCATTTTCTTTGACCCGTTTAAGTTATTCTTTCTATATTGACCACTTGTatcaatacaaataattacTACTAATGTATTAAATGACAAAGATGCTCCGTTTTCACATTTGATAAAACTCACCCCTTTATCCCTGGCATAGTTACTGTCTGAAACAAAAGTGACGGGCCGAGTTGGATCCAGAGCTTTGGTATGTTGTATCACGGTCCTGCAGGAAAAGCAAAAGCAACCTTTTCTTATGATTACAGTGTTATGTAAAATCACTACAATGTCACGGTGCTAACCTCTTTAATTTGAAGAAACTGCTTTAgtggtttttttttacaacttcaGTGGGACAAAGCGTGTCTGTGCGTGTACTCCCCGTACTGCTTTACTTGTGGGAACCTGGGCGGGTCGACTGGTAGTCCAAGAAGCTGCCGGCTAATCCTGATCTCCAACTGTTTGTGTTCAGGGCGATTCATGACTACTCTTACAGTATTCCACATATCAGAGTAAAGGGATAGGCTGTGACTGAATAACAAACCAGACTCTCGCATGCCAGAAGTTTAAAGCTTTATACTTTTTAAAGGTTTGGGTATCCAAGAGGCATCCTGGTAGCTCGGTTGTTATCAGTCTTTATCAAATGACCAAAAAGAAACTTCCTAAAAATCTGCATAGGGAACGATCTGGAATCCCCagaactaaaaaataaaaaaagggggaaatgagTCAGTTTGTGTATGATGACTGGATCCATTCAGGACTTCACATTAACGAAACGACCAGCACTCACTTTAAATAGAAGTCAGCGGGGGGCATCTCTGCAGCCGGCTCATTGGCTactgaccacatgaccacagagggaTGGTTTTTGTCCCGACGCACAAGCTCGTCCATGACAACCAGGTGATTGGTCAGGGAGGCGTTTCCAAAACTGAGGCTACATTGGCAGGGCACAAATTGCACACACAAGGCACCGTCAACATCTGTATGCAATTTTTTTTAGGACAGAGCAAATAGTATTTGGGACCCGACATCATTAGTTTCCTTTTtccatatgttgttgtttttaattcagttttattcTATGTTAACATCAGTCAGGAGGTTTGAACTGGACAGCGCACTGGCCTCTGTTCCTGTCCTCATACACTGTGACGATGTTGCCCTCAAACACACCTGAAGGTCACAGTGATGCGAGTGGTGACACTTACATGTCTTTGATGCCCACGCCCGGGCACTCATCTATCACCACAATGCCGTGGCGGTCACACATCTGCATGATCTCCTCTGCATAGGGGTAGTGGCTAGTACGGAACGAGTTGGCCCCCAGCCATTTCAGTAAGTTAAAGTCCTTGACAATGAGGGGCCAGTCGAAGCCTTTACCTCGAATCTGTAATGCAACGTGAACAGAGAAAGTCAGGATTGGATTATTGGACTGGATCAACCTTTTATATCATATTTCTTGTCCATTTTTAGGAGGATATGGATGGTCTGTGGATGTTGGCTTGCATTACTACAGATATGTATCTTTAAAAAACGAGTAATGACAGTCTTGCTTCCCTCTAGTGGTACTCACATTAGAGTCCTCATGTTTATTGACTCCATGGAAGTAGAAGGGCTTGTTGTTGATGAGGAACTGGGTGCTGGTAACGTTGACCATGCGGATGCCAACTGGTAGAGTGTAAACATCCTCGTACGCAGATTTCTCATCGGCTGCCTTTAAGCGGACCTAGATGTTAAAATGCAAACGTCAGAGACATCTCTTTCAGCAGACTTTGCAAAGAGAGGAGGTTTGCCTGAATACCCAACAACTACAGCACATTAGAGAGTCCAAGTGGGGCAAAACCAGATCAGGTAAGGAAGAAAAGTGACGGTGGAAGtcaaactataaatatatatatttttaattttgtatccTATTTAGATATTTGAAGAGAGTTCACGGTGTACAATGTTCACATTAATAAACATGCTGACCTGTTGGAAGAGAAAAAAGCTACGGCGTTACTACTGTCAAAGCAAAATGTCGGCTGAGGAAAAAGGTCAATTTTCCGTgactttaataaaacatgaagttGTGCTCCTGACTTAACTTTGAACATGAGGTGTATTAACAACTCACCCTCATCACGTCCAACTATAATCAAATACATATAATTTTCTCTCAAGCCAACTGCCTCGTGTCACATGTTGTCTTACCTCCATAGAGTAAAGGTAACCTGGGTTCTCATGCATCAGGTAGGGCCACCACAAAATGACATCCTTTACTGTGAGGTCTCCAGATTGCTTGCTGGAGAAGGCCACACAGTGGCCATCTTTATCCATCAAAGTGACTTTTATGGTGGCTGAGACGGCATCTCGGACTGATAACTTGTATTGGACAACACCTGAAATGaagggaaaacactgaatgatgTCACATAAATACTCTTAGAGTAAACTGTTCAATAAAGTCACATGGGTTTCTTGTAAACTACCCAACAAGTGCATTGGTGGTGACTTGCAATCAATTAGTAGTTTTATTATAGCCGCATGCATTCATTTACCAGTGTTATCGAAGAAGTTAGTCACCACGGTGATGTCATCCACATACGCCTTAGGAGTAGTATACAGCAATACGGAGCGATGTATGCCGGCATAGTTGAAGAAATCAAAGAAGATGCTTTGCACAAAATACCCATCAGGATACCTGTTGAGCGATTACACGTTTCATCATTATCTGAACTGACAAACATGACACACATTTTCATCCCGCCCCAAATACCTCATCGAACTCGAAAAGGGTTCAGTGtcagaaaaaaggaaaacagccATGTtcctacagtagcccagaacggacaaacGAAACACTGGCCCCGTGAAGTGTCACTGCCGAGTGCTCTCCATATTGGAAGGAATGTCTGACTACACCCGAATTGACAGTTGAAATGGAAAATGCTCAACTGCAACTgaatttgggagttttttttagAATACTACGACTTTAAACATGTGAATCAAAGCAAATCAAAGTTGTTTACatggtttctgaacacacagacagatcccCGTACACATTCACAACATTATCAGATTAttttacacataaacacatcttACCCAACTGTCCCTACCCATTTGCCAATTGTTTTGCTGCAATAATGACCCCATGCAGTTTGAGTCAGTGAAGTTGGCACGCCCAAGAAAACAACATGCAGGCGTTTGTTGTAGTGAGTTTCACTTCTGAATGAAAAAAAGACTGAGTTTACTTGGTCTTGTCGTTCATGTACTTGATGGACCCCGGTGGAAGAGTGTCCAGGGACAGAGTGTTGTTGACAGCGATGGTGATCCTGCACGGCTGAGTTGGGTCCTTGCGGAGTAAAGCGCCTATCTCAGCCTCAAAAGGAAGATGGCCACCTTTATGCTCCGTCACTTTCACCCCATTCACCCACTGCAAACCAAATTAAACCACATTAGCAAGGCCACATGATTACAAGAGGTGGAAAGTATAGAATGGATGGGtgtcatatttttattttatttttacaacttCATAGAAGTTGATAGGGAAGGTACGCGTCATACTCACAATTACTGAGTAATAGTGAGCACTTCCCACTCGGACGACAATTCTTGTTCCTTCGTCGGCGATCCAGCGGGCAGGCACAACCGCCTCCCTCTCATACCAAACCCAGCCAATAAAATCTCTCAGTGTGGGGTCCTGGGTGATGTCATTGTAGCTGGCAGGAACCGGCATGTCGATCACTGGGCCAGTCTACGGAGGATAAAGCATCAAAGGGGATCTGTTGTGGCAAATTTGTAGTAACAGGGATGACTAAATCAGGAATATTATAAGAACGTTAATTCTGACTGAACTGCAAACAAGCAGCGACTAAAAGGAGGCTGCAGTAAAGGCCTGGCGGAGAATCTCAAGGAAGGAAGCTCAGCGTTGGGTGATGACTGGGTGGACAGCAGCAAGTATTACAAATTATCAATATATTTGTGTCAATTTGTACAATTACTTCAGAAAATGTGGTGGGTTTTGTAAATGGTTGCAATTCCTGTCATATTTTTGTTATATACATTGAAATAAAGCTAAAAGTCTACACTTCAACCACATATTGACgctttaattaaaaatacattGCAGTTGTTTGTCACAGTCCAAATACTTTTGGCCCCGACTATATATTTTAGGACTTTTCTCTTCTTGAGTTTCAActcaatatttttattttctcaaacTGAAACAATCCGAGAAGAAAGGGAACAAGTTAGCCTGCTGCTCAGAAGAAATGTCTGAGGCCATAACCTGTGATGAGGGAGGTCACCAAGAGGATGTTGCTTCATTTACAGAGGCCATTAGGGTTGGGAAATCTGTCCCATGGCATAAGAATTATTCAATACGTTATATAAACTTGAGTGTGCCTTTGAAACCGATATTAAGTTCGATATAATGTTAACTGATCGCTATAATGTaaccttaaagggtacctgtagcccaaaacaacaacgtgctacatccattaggcgcatcaaataaatcatattttccccgccgctattgtcaacaagtcacgcatagcccgaggctttacatttctttgtcaacattccgagtccgtgaacgttTCAGTGCGCAGACatattgccagttatttactcatgtgtgacgtgtagtgctcacttgtacaatcgtaaatagatgtgacatgtggcttcaagagctccagcaatatgttcatcattgttttgtggatagaacattactagtattccattcttcctgttgttcagtgttcgcaatgtttctaatctctgttcacagtaccatcgtcattatatactcgtcacgaaagtcaattagttgttgtcggtattgtgtggctgttgcgttgcgaacaagcatcgctaaacatgtttcaaagtgtaaatatccgaacaaggtaaccagttgtttcagatcccctccgccaaattgttcccatgaaacaaaagatgtgacgtaatggttgaatatatcaagattcaagatgtttttatttgtcacatacacacacagggtgtgcagtgaaatgaaagtggcaatgctcagcaggaatgtgcaagggcaacaagtacacactatttacaataaaaaacacaatatttacagtacaatatttaccctaagtgtgtgtgtgtgtgtgcctaagaggggcagttgtgtgggtctatgtgggggtcctggtgaggtcggagttcacagtcctgatggcctgaggaaagaaactccgtctcagtctctctgttcttgcagcgtgactacggaggcgcctgcctgaccgcagcagctgaaacagtctgttgttggggtggtgaggatccttcatgatcctgccggctctggttctgcacctcctggtgtacaagtcctgcagggtggggagtgtagttccaatagtgcgctcagccgaacgcactactctctgcagagccttcttgtcctgagcggagcagttgccaaaccaggcagtGATGCTTCccgtcaggacgctctctacagctccagagtagaaggactgaaggatcctctgggaaactttaaatttcctcagctgcctgaggtggtagaggcgctgccttgcctttctcaccagagtgtctgtgttcgttgaccatgtcagatcctcggtgatgtggactcccaggtatttatacctgctcaccctctccacagtagtcccgttaatccccagtggtgagtacgtcctctgttgttgtgccctcctaaagtccacaatcagctccttagttttggtgacattcatgatgagactgttgtcctggcaccagagtgacagatcagcaacttcctccaggtaggccttctcgtcgttgtcggagatcaggcccaccaccactgtgtcatccaacttgatgatggtgttgagctgaacctggccacacagtcatgtgtgtacagggagtacagtaggggctgaggacgcaaccctgggggatcctgtgttcagggtgaggggttggaggtgtgtctgcccaccctgaccacctgtggcctggcggtcaggaagtccaggatccaagcacacagggggtgttcagtcccagctcaatcagcttgccgccagtctggagggactatggtgttgaaagctgaactataatcaatgaacagcagtctcacatagccccctctggctgtccagatgagagagtgtggtgtgcagtacctgggagacagcatcatc contains:
- the gusb gene encoding beta-glucuronidase, which gives rise to MARAGGLGVFRLLCLFAVFEAACLLDSGMLFPRESSSREVKELNGLWSFRADRRNQGFERAWYKSRLAETGPVIDMPVPASYNDITQDPTLRDFIGWVWYEREAVVPARWIADEGTRIVVRVGSAHYYSVIWVNGVKVTEHKGGHLPFEAEIGALLRKDPTQPCRITIAVNNTLSLDTLPPGSIKYMNDKTKYPDGYFVQSIFFDFFNYAGIHRSVLLYTTPKAYVDDITVVTNFFDNTGVVQYKLSVRDAVSATIKVTLMDKDGHCVAFSSKQSGDLTVKDVILWWPYLMHENPGYLYSMEVRLKAADEKSAYEDVYTLPVGIRMVNVTSTQFLINNKPFYFHGVNKHEDSNIRGKGFDWPLIVKDFNLLKWLGANSFRTSHYPYAEEIMQMCDRHGIVVIDECPGVGIKDILSFGNASLTNHLVVMDELVRRDKNHPSVVMWSVANEPAAEMPPADFYLKTVIQHTKALDPTRPVTFVSDSNYARDKGAPYVDVICVNSYFSWYHDPGHVELIALQLNTQFENWYGKYQKPIIQSEYGADTVPGLHSDPPMMFTEEYQNIVLKNYHKVFDEKRKQYVIGELIWNFADFMTAQGVLRVVGNKKGVFTRERQPKAAAFILKERYWRLANETGRLPPWTKYPCSF